GTCGACACGGAAGACGCCTTCGGACTGGCCGCGCCGGACGAGCTCCTCGACCCGCTGCGCCGGCTTGGCGTGAAGCTCCCGGATCCGGCCCGGCGGCAGCACCGCCTGGGCGGCCTCGAGCACGGCGCTGGCGTCGGCGATCAGTCGCCAGCTCGACTCGACGAGAGTGCGCAGCGCCTGGCCCGGGTCGCCGGAGAGGTCGAGTCCCGCCAGCACCGCCTCGCCCTGCTCGAGCAGCCGGGCCAGCGTCGCCTCGATGAGGGCCTCGCGTGAGGGGAAGTGCCCGTAGACGGTGACCCGGCCCACCCCGGCCGCCTGGGCGATCTCGCCCACGCTGGCCGTCGTGGACCGGCTCAGACAGGCCGCGGCGGCGTCGAGGATCTTGACCATGTTGT
The nucleotide sequence above comes from Actinomycetota bacterium. Encoded proteins:
- a CDS encoding TetR/AcrR family transcriptional regulator, with the translated sequence MQRAGARTARRADAEHNMVKILDAAAACLSRSTTASVGEIAQAAGVGRVTVYGHFPSREALIEATLARLLEQGEAVLAGLDLSGDPGQALRTLVESSWRLIADASAVLEAAQAVLPPGRIRELHAKPAQRVEELVRRGQSEGVFRVDLPASWLVSVLHHLLKGAAADTSSGRLDPADAPHLIVATILAAYANPGEPQVIDQFSRSRRRGGSLA